The DNA window agcaaaagaaagcGAATCTCGGCGCAGATTATGTAACGCATCTCGGTACTCTCTCGGTACTCTCGCCCAGCGACGCAACTCACGTGAGTCCCCGCGCCCCGCCGAACGAGGGAACTTGCTAGCTCCAACCAGCGCCTTTCGCGTCTCCTCTTCCGGGAAATCCTCTTAGACAATAGCTTTCCCGGGCAACGGGGCATAGCCGGGCCTCTCCAACACTTGAGCTGAAACTGTTTCTCAGGGGGGAGCACACAATAAGAGAGGTACATCTACATTACGCACAGAGCcaacaaggaagaagaagaaaaaaagctccTCTCATCCGGCAAATGCCGTCAAAACCCACCCCGGAAGGGAACCCAGACAGCCAGTCAACGGCCACGCTTCGGTATAGTCGGTTAACGTTATTACTCGCCCTTTGCCGTGAACACCACCCATAGCTTATGCAAAGTTCCTTTGTAATGATGTacatggaaaaaaaagggctctTCCATTCAGCTTCGGATTGGCTGAAGAAATGCCCCCCCCCTGGAAAAAGAGCCTAGAGTAGCCGGAacttgccttttttttgctttatACGTAATACAAGGTCAGTACttagtaaaaaaacaagagcctGGGCGTTCGGGACCCTGCGTTTTTTCCTGCTTTGGTAGCTAGTCTTCCCGGCCGGATGGCAGCGGGCGAGTTATCGTCAAATCTCGGCAGCGTCTTGTGATCAAAAAGAGCGAGCATCCCCCTTAGTCAGgaggcgtcttcttccttcttcttctatttgTTCTGGTGGTCTATATATATTCAGTCGTTTTTGTCGTGAATATATTTTagccccaaaaaaaaaaacatcgaCTTCTATTGATTTCCcaattctccatctttctcaCTGTTCCCTCCACTAGCCGAACCCCACGAATAACCCACCCCGCGTCATCGCTGCCGAAGAGCTTCAATCCCGAGAGCTCAATTCAACTCCAATCACCACTTCCTCTTTCTACCATTGAACAACTTTTTTTCCGTAATAAAGAGAAATCACGGAATCCAATTGTTCAAGAGGAAAAGCTCTCTACTGCGTTTTGATCCCAACCAATCTCTAAAACACCACATTACATCATCAACCACCAAAACCGCCAAGATGACAGACACGGGCGAAAAAGTCAACACCCACATCATCACCCTCACGCGATTCCTCACGGAGGAGCAGATCAAGCACAGAGAAGCAACCGGTGATTTCACGTACGTTTTCTTCCCTCTATAGTTTGACTTTGTATCGCACCGCTTGTCAACATAATTCCAATAACAGTCACAAACTTTGAAAAAACTCGACTAACACGAGACTCACAACAGACTCCTCTGCCATGCCCTCCAATACTCCTTCAAATCCATCGCCTACTACATCCGCCGCGCCACCCTCGTCAACCTCACCGGCCTCGCCGGCTCCTCCAACACCACGGGCgacgagcagaagaagctcgacGTAATCTCAAACGACCTCTTCATCGAGGCCATGCGCTCCTGCGGCAAGGTCGCCATGCTCGTCtccgaagaggaagagaccGAGATTCACTTCCCCCACGCCACCGGCGCGCGCTACATCGTCTCCTGCGACCCCATCGACGGCTCGTCCAACCTCGACGCCGGCGTCTCCGTCGGCACAATCTTCGCCGTCCACAAGATCCCcgacggcgtcgacgtcgcCTCAAAGGCCGAcatcctcaaggccggcacggagctcgtcgccgccggCTTCACAATGTACGGCGCCTCGGCCCAGCTCGTCATGACCATGCGCGGCAGCACCGTCAACGGCTTCACGCTCGACAATGGCATTGGCGAGTTCATCCTGTCCCACCCGGACATGCGCATCCCCAAGGCGCGCTCCATCTACTCCGTCAACGAGGGCAACTCGCTCTACTGGGAGGACAAGACCATCAACTACTTCAACTCGCTCAAGCAGGCGCAGGCCGACGGCAAGCCCTACAGCGCGCGTTACATTGGCAGCATGGTTGCCGATGCGTACCGCACGCTCTTGTACGGCGGCATCTTTGCGTATCCTGCCGATAAGAAGAGCCCCAAGGGCAAGCTTCGTATTCTGTATGAGTGTGCGCCCATGGCCTTGGTTTTTGAAAATGGTGAGTTCCCATTGTGTTTTGTCTCAATATTCAACTGAATTGAGTGTCAATGTAAATGCTAACATTTGTGTGATAGCTGGTGGCCAAGCCGTCGATAGCAACATGAACAGAATGCTGGAGGTTGTACCAGAGCACATCCACGACAGGTCAGGCATCTTCATGGGCAGCtatgatgagattgaaaaggTCAAGTCATTCtacaaataaaaaaaaaattggaagTGGGTAAGAGAATGAAAGGAAATGAATGCATGACACGGGAACGTAAAGAAAACCTGCATCATATATAGCAAAAAAGCTGGTTTGGTGATTTCATTTGTTCGTGGACGAAGCTATCAATCCACACgcacacatatatataaacctATAATTACACACAAATTTCACATTCTCCAagtttaaaattattttatttcattAACCATAAGATATAAcacaagagaaaagagtgaagaaagaaaaaaacatactCCCTAGTCTTCACCAAAACTTTGGAACCAACCTCGGCGtagtcttcttccactcctgATAGGCCTTCCTATCTCCATATCGCTCATCATACTTTCTCTCAGAGAGGGGTATGCCAGATACCTTGACAAGCAAAAAGGCCGCAAACGCAGGACTAACAAACGACAAGACAGAAGTCGTCATCACACCCAAGGGGCCTCCAGACAATCCCAACGCTTGCTGGATGGGCAATCGGGCAAGGACACCAGCTGAGGCAGTCGCAATTCCGGCCCAAAGGGATATTTCCCCAAAGTAGTTGGGGAACCGACTATCAGATAATCTCGTCAGATCAAATACAATATCCAGATAACTTAGGTGTACAATAAACTTTCAAGTTTTGAGACTcaataaaaaaacaagttATGAAACCGCACTACACGATAActcagaagaaaagaaaaaaaggttttGTTTACAACTTACCTCTTGGAGAAAAGCCCCCTCGTCATAAACTCTTCATCATgcagcttgagcttcttctccctttgccACCTGCTCTTCTGCACATCGGCCAAGACCTCGTACGCaaagccagccagccaaatCGATATGCCAATGACGTCCGTGGCAACGAGCTTGGGCATCGCCGCAGATGCCAGCACAGTTGCCGGGACGGCGTTGAGCATAATCACAGGCATAAGCTGGAACGATACCCAGAGGgcctggaagaaaaaggccccAGAGAATTTGGCGGCATTGTGGCGGATGGAATCGAATCGAGAATCATGGCCGGAGGTAAGGATGCGGTGAAATAGGTACGAGCCAACTGTTTTGGTGGTGTATGAGCAACTAGTTAGTTTCTCCCATTCTCATTCTCAACTAGTAAGTCGAGTttaaaaaagacaagacagtGTACGGTTTTCGTCCGAATGTAAGATTAAAGCTCCCCCCTCGGCATAAGGAACCCGGGTTTAAAGCATTGCAAGAATGAAAACTCACGTCGAATTGCCCACACCGCAGTCATTCCCGTCAAGACGAGCTGTCTCCAGTTCAACAGTACCGCGACACCCGCACTTGAGCCCGCGCCCGCACCCGCACCCCCCTTCAGGAGCTCAATCAGGCTCGGCAACCGAGGAACATTTGTGGCATTGGCGGCATAAGCAGCCGCGCGAGCTCGCAGCGCGGGGAGATATAAGCTTAGCGCTCCGACAGCCAGGAAGGTCACTGAGCCCGACAAATCGTAGAAGCGCTCCGAACCAGCGAGGATGGAGGGGATCGCGACGGCGCTTTGGATGGCAAAGGCGGTGGCGAAGCAAGGCACGATGGATCGCAGGAGGGGGGAGTGGAAGTTGGTGATGTGGAGGAAATGGTTGAGGAGTGTCATGGCCTCTTGCGTTGGAGCTGGGCTGCTAATTGAAAGCTGTACTCGTGTAAGAACTCAGTTCAAAAGACCGACGGAGAATAGGATCAAGTAAATCTCGCACAAGAtgaaaaatggaaaaagaggggtagaaagaaaagaatattCTGTTTCGAGGATATGGGATGCAATCAATTTATCCAGCAGAATATATGGTAGCATTGCATGCATACATATGAACAAAAGGATTGGATGGCTGGAATGAAGCTGAAGCGTGGTGACGTCGACGCCAAAGCTTCTCCGatccagctccaagaagctATTCGCGCGCATCTTGTTGCCGCATGCATAATCTCAGTTGTAAAAGACGACTGGTTCCGCATTGCATTAAGCTTGTAGATTGAACTGGTGGTTGGAATAATTCAATTGTGCTGATTGGTTGAGTAGTTGAGCCAATCGGCGCTTTTTGAGTATATATAAGTTGCCGTAGCTGTATTGTCGACAACGTCATTGAATAATAGAACAACCGCGTATCAAATCACCTTCACTGGGTATTCCTCGCTCCCGCTTTGTCAGTTCTCTCAATTATATCAAGCCGCATAGTAACCGACTCATCCAGCCACTTTGACGACTCTGCGAATTcctcgccgcagcagcctcagctacagcagccttggggtcgtcttcaaactcatcatcgtctccaCCATCCGGCGCCTCGCTCACGGCTGCAATAGCATGAATATCGATGGAGAAATCCCCCTCTTGCGTTCCAAAGAAGCTGCAACCACCTCTCGTTAGCCGCCAAGTCTTGGCACACGTATATAGCAAGGGGCTCAATAAAGTACTATAAGCAGATAGATGGCTTCTTCACTCACCTTCGCATCATCAGCCCGACTCGTTTCACATGAGCCAAGTCCAACGGTGCTGCATCCGGCTTCGGCCTCCCCCGATACGTTGGCTTAAACGCACTCCACGGCAGATAGACATTCTTGAAATCAAAGCTCGATCCGTCTTGGACGACCTCGAACTCGGCCTCCCAGCTAATTCCAGCTTCTGCGCGTCCATCACCTCTCCGCGGAGGTATCTCGTCCTTGAGCGTCAGGGCGTAGCGTTTTCCATCCGCCTTGGCCACCGCAACGACTATGCCCCCCCTCGTAGTCGGACAGGTCCCAGTCCAGGACCCCCAAGCTATGCTGCGATGCAAAGCCGGCGCCGCCCAGCGTCGTGGTATCAAGGTGGCCATAGAAGCGGGCCTTTTCCGGATTTATCACGAACAGGTGGGACTGACTGGCGCCTCCACGAACTCGATCATCAGAAGTGACCCATAAGGAGGAGTCCCAGGGCCTTTTGAACAAGACCCAAAGGGGCGGGTTTCAGTTAGCCTTGGATGCTCTAATTTTGACCGCTCATTTATGCTGGTGCCTGCAatagcttctttttttctcccctccaAGTCATGTAAACTCTAAGGGTGTGTGCTTTGCCTCCAAGATGAAGataaagaaaggaaaaaaacagacaTATCGAACTGTATCAAGCCAGACGAAGCCACCCCCAGAGTCTAGATTTCGGATCCTCATACCCAAACCCGAGTCTACCCCGATCGAGGCAATGTCCACGTTCATTGTGGGTATTCATTGGAGGCAGAGGGGTGAACTGAAtcgaagaggcaaaaaacaaaaagaagccatcgcAGCGTTCGCAGGGCGTGATGGACAGACAAGCGAAGCATCAAACACGCAGGAGGGGCTCTTACTGGTCTCCGCCGTAGAGAtagagcagcttctgccggTTCGTCGTAGCGTGCATCGTGGGCTCAAACCAGCAACAGGCGCGAGCGGCGATATCAGGCCAGTGTGGAATCACTCATGAGAAGTGTCCAGATGGTcgagagaagctggcaaaAGGGCTCGCCAGCAGTAGCCTTGTTGGGTCAATGTACGAGTAAGTTGCGGTTCGGGTGTATCGCTTGATTGTGGCGGATACTTCCGATCGGAAAGAAAGCCGCCAGGCCTGCGTTCGGAGTATTCTCGCTCCGATGGATTAATCAGTCGCTGCCTGACTAATTGCTATAATAAGAGACGCAGGCGTACGGCGTTGACACAATACGCCAAGTTAACTCCGAACCGCAAGCCACCGAAACCTTGACAAAAGAACACATGGAAACGGCTGTTAAGAATAGAGAGCGCCGCGCCGCCATGGGCTCACCCACCGACGCCTCGTCTTCCACGTGTTTGACGGCGCAACGATGGGTGTGCTCGAaatgcaaaaaaagccaccaCAAGTACCGAGATGGCGAAGCTTTAGCGGCGTTAGAAATCGaggctctgctctgcttctgATTCttacacacacacacaaggGCGCACTTACACGGTAAAAaagcccgccgccgcctcgccgGTAAATATTCTCCCCGCAAAACTTCCCGTAGGTCCAACTTCGAAAAAGCTGCGAAGCTTGGCTTTTGCCCTACAAGGCGCCCGGCGCATGTGGCGCTGGCGTATTCCACCATGGCGGCCGCAGAGGGCGGGCGTGTGTGGCTTCGTCCACATGGAGAGCACAAGCCACGGCCAGTAGCTCAACCGACTCGTCCGTAGCTCTGGAAGAATTGCAAATCACACGTGCTAATACTGGGCAAAAACCATTTGGCAAGTAGAGTAAAGTAAATTGATTTTTTTGAATTTGGAGCACGCTTCTAGTGCCCGTTCCGTTTGTATTCCGGCGGGGATATCTAgtataagattaaaaaaaaattgaagtAACAGAGAAAACACCAATAAACTGTGCTTTGCTTAAGCATATCAGTCCGTTGCTCCTTGGAACGCCTGCCAACCAATCCCATCTTTCAAGTCATCCCAAATGTCCACTTCATGAAAAAAGATATCACAAAAAAGAGGTGTTAACACAAGAAAATAAGAGCTCATCCAAAGCTctccaagaagaatgaaggaGTCCCAACACAATCGCCATGCTATTTGTCCTCGTAGAAAAGATCCCGTTGTGCACCCCCTTTGCCGTAGACCAGAAATCATTTTTTGCCCCGTAATGTCGAGTGCCTTGTTGTTTTGCGACAAGGTagaatatgtatatatgtactTCGGGTTTGTAGATGATAGGGTGATGAATTGTATGAAATccggctttttttttttttcctttcaaatttttcttttttttttcttcattgaTTTAGTGCTGGTGCTGCATCAAGGCTGGAGAGCCAGGCATAGACAGCGGGGTGGTAGGGTACTCGAAGCCCGTCTCAGAGCAGGCAGCCGAGTGGTCGTATGAATGCGTCAGAGGAGGAGTCTGGCATTCAGAATCAGCAACGCATTTCCCGAGAGTAAGAGAATTGATGCCTAGCCGCACTCACCAGAGGGTTGTTGGAAGGGTCGTAGGGAGTGGACATGCCCATGTCGTGAGTCGGCATGAAGCCATAGCCAATGTATGGGCTCATGACGTTGTCGGGATACAGGTCTCGCTTGATGGGCTCGCTGTAGTGGCCCAGAGGAGGCAGCGAGGCGGGCATGGCAGCACTGAGGTAGTTGGGGTAGACCTCAGCAGTGGTCATGGCAGGATAGGCGTGAGCGGATCCATAGGGGTTCATGAGCAGCTCGTCGGGAGCTGGGTATGTGGTGTATGCGAGAACGGGCGGCGTGTTGGAGCGCTCGCGCTCgtcgtggtggtggtagcTGGGGTGCACAAAAGACAGCTCGTCGTGAGACTCCATGGGAGGAGTGAATTGGCCCTGAGAAACAATGGTCTTGGGAGGCGTCGGGAGGCGGACAGGAGCTGGTGCCTGGTGCACTTTGTgagccttggagatggattGACGCTTGACGACCTTGTTGGGGCTGGCGGCAGGCTGGCTGACTGGCGAGGGCTGCTTCTCAGCATCGCCCTCTTCGGATCCAGCGCGGCGCTCAAGATCCTCCAGACGGCGCTTAAGCTTCTTGCCTGCAGTCGAGTGTTAGATGGGGTTTTGCAGAAGAGATGACGTCTTGTAGCTAAAACATACGGTAGTTGCGCTGAGCAATGCGGTTCTGTATTCTCCTGCGCTCGGCAAGATCTGAGATCTTGGTCCAGTCCTCATCAGGGTGGGCAGAGCTGCTaaaggcgctgctggtgccgTGGTTTGAGCAGtgtcgaggaggaggaggagccggTGCCGGGACTGCGGCGTAGGCATAAGGGTGTTGTTGTGAGATGGCGAACATGGCCATTGTGatgttgtgtgtgtgtgtgttgttgttgttgttgtaaGAAGAGTTGATGATGTGGTGATGGAGGGGTGAAGAGCAAGCAAGGCAGTGTGGTCTTGGCTCAGTAGAGAAGAGGCTCTTGCTTGATCAGATCAGGATGGAAGATGTGACTGATGGGTGGTTTGGATGAGATGTCGATTGGTATTATATAGATGATGTGCGTCTCAGCAATTGTTGGATCGGAATGGTCATGACAGGCTGGGCCAGATGggaggacgacgagagtTAAATACTGGATGCTTCGACTTATCTGCCTGTGTCTTTCGAAGCTCAGTACCTATGCAGACAGACCCTGGCCTCTGCAGGGCTGCATGGGGCCGGGCTTTGGCTGGTGAAGCCCAGCAAGGCTTGGTGAGGTGGTGGAGGGGTGCGGGCGTGAAGCTGTGACAGGGCCAGTGCATGCCGCCCAGGTACGTACCGCCCAGCGAGGCCGATCTGTGCCCATGGCCcgcctcttggctgctgcgcgGGCGTGCACGTAGCGAGGCTCGCAGGCCCTGTCGCTGCATGGAGCGGATCTGGCTGTGTCTGCAGTGCAGCGACAGGGGGTGCGGCGGAGTGGCTGTAGCAGCCGGGCGTGGAGGTAGGAGGTAGGCGATGGTGTGGGCGCTGCGAGTGGGATGAAGCGGATGGGGCGGGGCCTGGAGCCAGAAGGGGCCGGGGGGGGGCGTGGCGCCTGCCAGCAGTCGGGAGGCGTGACAGTAGTCTAGGTCGTGTAGAGACACGGGGCAGGGACTCCCGGGAGAGGTACTTTTCTCTAGTGCCAGGCAagagccagcgccagcgccagagccagagccagagccacagCGAGCAAGAGCGACAGAGAGCCAAGCCAAGTGCCCCCTCCCAATACAAATCATCCAAATCACAAGTCTGCTAAATGTAGCATCTCCATGCCGCTACCAGGTACGTACTGTAGCTGTCTCTTGCAGCCCACATGGCTTGGTGGCAGcggtttttgtttttgtcatGAAGGGCCAAATTTGCCCGGTTTTGTCTCTTGCACAGGCGAGTGCCCCATCCGGCAGGCATTCATCTGCCTCTAgcttctggctctggctctggcggtCCCTTGCGCTGCCACCCTCTCTTCCCGCGATATCCAGAGCACAGCACAATAGCGCTCTCGTCGTCAAACCCTCCCCCCCCTTACAAGTGCTATGATTAGCAGGACGCGACAGCCGGCCCTCGAGACCGTGCGCCCGGGGGGAATTGTTGGACCCTCTCCGCCTCTACTCCCGGCGAATATCCGTCGACCACGAAAACGGCCATGCTGCCCATCAATGCCAGGCAGTGGGCCTGCCTGCCTTGGAGTATACTGTACTGGActctggctggcctggatggATTGCTGGCACTGGGCAGGCCGCGCCAGGAATGAATGCCTCGCTTTCGCTCCTGGGAGACCGCCTATCTGCTGCCAATCCCTACTGATACCGGTGCTGCACGCACGCACGCTGCTGGGCTAGGATTCGGTCTGCTGGCAAAGTAAGGTACAAGTGGCCGGGCTAGCATGGCTAAGCCCAGCACTCACACGCAgagccgtcgtcgtcatagGGCTGCGCTGACATCGCTCTAATGCCATTCGATCCTGAAGGTGCCGGCTAAGGCACAAGCGTCAAGCGTCAAGCTGCAAGTTGCAGGAGTCTCCTTATGCTAGGCCAAGCCCTTAGTATGGAGGCGCTTCTAGACGTCGAGACGTTGCATTCGAAACATTGCGCCCAGAAAGGAACAGAGGGAAAAACGGGTAGGGCACCCGCCATTCCTTCTGCTGTGCTTCGTAGAAGCATCTCTCGGACGAAATCGCATCGGGGCTGGCACTGGCCATTCCGCCCTACGAGGATGGCCGCCACATGTTTTTGAAAGGGGGTTCTTTTGCCAGCGGACTCTCCCCCGGCCGGGAGAGCACTGGACAGTACAGTAGCATTGAGGCACGGACAGCTGGCAATTTGCTGTCACCTTGACCGTCACGAACTGCCATGCTGTTTACTCCGTATAGTTGCAGCAGAGCCGGCCCTGGTGTACTTGTGGCCTTTGGCCGGGTCGGTAAACCCGGCAGACAAGCTGTCAAAACAAGCGCTATTCCGGAGTACAGTACTCCGAATCGCACACACTGGCTGATTCGCAACGCCGATTCTCAAGCTGTGGCAAGTGCGATTGGTGTTTTTCGGAGCTCGAATCGCAACTCTGTATACTCCGATCCAGAGCTCTTGGAGCTCTACGCCTTCGAATCGGCACCCAAATGGGGGGGCCACTTGGCTCCGATGCCCCTCCCTCCCCTGCAATCTGATACATCCTTTAGTACTTACTGTAGTGCTGCTGTGGACACAGGTACTCATCCCGCTCTTTTCCCAGAGCATGACTCAATAGAGTCCCCAGTACAGCGACAGCACGAATAGTTTCAACATGTAGCAAGTTTGCAAAGACCGCCATGGTGAACGGtacttttgctttttattatcATATGCCTTGCTCATGCCAAGGCAGCAGGGGCATCTCGGCAGGAAAATTACAAGAATGCTGCCCGTTACAAAATATTCCCAACGCCATCCACTCAAGTCTAAAGACAAGTACCAAGGTCTCGAGCGTGCTCCGGTATTGCGGTCAGCCTTTTTCCCGTGTTAGTAGCAGTGGGCGAGCTTGTTTCCCCAAAATCCCACAAGCCAATAGCATCTGTCAGGCGGCATGTATTCGTACCTTACTTTGCGGTGGCGTTTCTGTAGGGCTCATCCTACTCCGCTCGTAGGGCCAATGGCCCAGCGGCACATCATGATCGAATCCATCCTGACGAGTACCGAGCTACTGGCCGGACGTAAGTAAGTTTTAGGTTGCGGCACCAGACAGACGACACAAGAGGACGTGGAGATAACGGGCGTATGATTTCCAACCTCGACAACTCAGCGGCAGAACGGTTGTCGGTACCGGCACCCAACAGCGGCAGAAGGAACTGAGTAATCAAGCAAACGGTAACGCCCCTGGCGGCGTGGCGTCTCTTTCTCCCGAGACAACGGCCGACGTCAAATGAGATGAGCGTTTGGCAAAAGCCACGGCGCACCATGATAGGCGAATCTTAGCCAAAACGTTATTAATGGCGACACAGGCTTGATAGCCTCGTAGGGCGGCGGCTAGCATGGCTCCCAGTACCAAACACCCGGCTGTCGCCAAGCGCAGCACTGCCCGCTCCGAGTTCCCATCTCAACTCTGTATTagactctcttcttcatgaaTGCTCCTCTATTTACGGAGCGCCGCTAAAAACTCTCGAGCTCTGGATCTCGgaagggggggcgtgtgaGCGCGGCTACCCGTTGACCTTGGATTTGAGTTGAGAGGGCAGCACGTAGAGGTTGGGTTGGGCTCAGCCTTCACCGGAGGCTCTCGCTGCCGGCTGGCGGTGTCCCAGACCTTGACCACTAGGAGCTCGGATTCAGCCCAACTCGTGGCATCACACGTGCTTGGGGTATGGGAGGCTATTTTTGGGCCGCCTATGACGCCCATTACCAAAGCCATGCAGCCGGGTGCGTGATTGGCCTGCGCCCAACGACAACGGCCACGGGCCCCGCCTCCTATGCGTTCCCCCTGCTTCTGGGACGCTGCTAAGTCATTGCGCCTGCGGACTAGCTTTCCCTTAGTGTACATGCGCGATTGGGAACAGCGCAATTGTTTCGAAGCCAAAACAAAACGGCCATGGACCTCCAAAAGAGCCGCGGACAAGCGCCGAGCCTCTGCCCCCCCATGACGCCAGGACTCTTTGCTCGACCTCTACACGCGAGCAAATCACTGGGGGATATCGCTGGCTAGCTTCCTTCTAATCCGCCGAGTCTAGCAAGCGAGGTGCAAAGGGCTTCACTGcgtttggctgctgctgacgcCCACGCTCTGCGATCCTATCTACAGGATGCTATGTATAGCATCGCCTAAGCCAAAAAAGAGCCTCCCGGAGATATCTACCACGCACCTGTTTCCCTCTGCCCTGGGCCC is part of the Trichoderma atroviride chromosome 1, complete sequence genome and encodes:
- a CDS encoding uncharacterized protein (EggNog:ENOG41~TransMembrane:8 (i21-41o47-68i89-111o117-138i159-181o193-213i252-271o283-303i)) encodes the protein MTLLNHFLHITNFHSPLLRSIVPCFATAFAIQSAVAIPSILAGSERFYDLSGSVTFLAVGALSLYLPALRARAAAYAANATNVPRLPSLIELLKGGAGAGAGSSAGVAVLLNWRQLVLTGMTAVWAIRLGSYLFHRILTSGHDSRFDSIRHNAAKFSGAFFFQALWVSFQLMPVIMLNAVPATVLASAAMPKLVATDVIGISIWLAGFAYEVLADVQKSRWQREKKLKLHDEEFMTRGLFSKSRFPNYFGEISLWAGIATASAGVLARLPIQQALGLSGGPLGVMTTSVLSFVSPAFAAFLLVKVSGIPLSERKYDERYGDRKAYQEWKKTTPRLVPKFW
- a CDS encoding uncharacterized protein (EggNog:ENOG41); its protein translation is MHATTNRQKLLYLYGGDQPWDSSLWVTSDDRVRGGAIVAVAKADGKRYALTLKDEIPPRRGDGRAEAGISWEAEFEVVQDGSSFDFKNVYLPWSAFKPTYRGRPKPDAAPLDLAHVKRVGLMMRSFFGTQEGDFSIDIHAIAAVSEAPDGGDDDEFEDDPKAAVAEAAAARNSQSRQSGWMSRLLCGLI
- a CDS encoding uncharacterized protein (EggNog:ENOG41), which encodes MAMFAISQQHPYAYAAVPAPAPPPPRHCSNHGTSSAFSSSAHPDEDWTKISDLAERRRIQNRIAQRNYRKKLKRRLEDLERRAGSEEGDAEKQPSPVSQPAASPNKVVKRQSISKAHKVHQAPAPVRLPTPPKTIVSQGQFTPPMESHDELSFVHPSYHHHDERERSNTPPVLAYTTYPAPDELLMNPYGSAHAYPAMTTAEVYPNYLSAAMPASLPPLGHYSEPIKRDLYPDNVMSPYIGYGFMPTHDMGMSTPYDPSNNPLTPPLTHSYDHSAACSETGFEYPTTPLSMPGSPALMQHQH
- a CDS encoding uncharacterized protein (EggNog:ENOG41), yielding MAMFAISQQHPYAYAAVPAPAPPPPRHCSNHGTSSAFSSSAHPDEDWTKISDLAERRRIQNRIAQRNYRKKLKRRLEDLERRAGSEEGDAEKQPSPVSQPAASPNKVVKRQSISKAHKVHQAPAPVRLPTPPKTIVSQGQFTPPMESHDELSFVHPSYHHHDERERSNTPPVLAYTTYPAPDELLMNPYGSAHAYPAMTTAEVYPNYLSAAMPASLPPLGHYSEPIKRDLYPDNVMSPYIGYGFMPTHDMGMSTPYDPSNNPLVSAARHQFSYSREMRC